One Chroococcidiopsis sp. TS-821 genomic window carries:
- the glf gene encoding UDP-galactopyranose mutase produces the protein MKFDWLIIGAGYSACVLAERIVTQLGQRVLIVERRDHIGGNAYDYYNEHGILVHKYGPHIFHTKSKKVWNYLSQFTEWRHYHHHALGVIEGKKVPIPFNLNSLYALFPPKYAEKLENLLLEHFGFGVKVPILKLRESASGDLTFLADYIYENVFLRYTMKQWELKPEELDRGVTGRVPVYISRDNRYFQDPYQAMPKHGYTEMFRRMLAHPNIKIMLNTDYREIINDVKFNRIINTGPIDTFFDYMYGELPYRSLNFEFQTLEQEWYQEAGTVNYPNDYDITRITEQKYLTGQTSDKTTVMLEYPQAYVPGKNDPYYPIPREENRDRLNLYLKEIEKLNGSVIFAGRLADYKYYDMDQVVVRALGVFEKEIAAV, from the coding sequence ATGAAATTTGATTGGTTAATTATCGGGGCAGGATACTCAGCTTGCGTACTAGCTGAGCGCATTGTAACGCAGCTTGGGCAGAGAGTTTTGATTGTTGAGCGGCGAGATCACATTGGCGGAAATGCGTACGATTACTATAACGAACATGGCATTTTAGTTCACAAATATGGACCGCATATTTTTCACACAAAGTCTAAGAAAGTGTGGAATTATTTGTCGCAATTTACAGAATGGAGACATTACCACCATCACGCGCTAGGAGTCATAGAAGGGAAAAAAGTTCCTATTCCCTTTAATCTTAATTCGTTGTACGCACTTTTTCCGCCTAAATACGCAGAAAAGCTAGAAAATTTACTTCTAGAACACTTTGGTTTTGGGGTAAAAGTTCCTATTCTCAAATTGCGTGAAAGTGCAAGTGGAGACTTAACTTTCTTAGCTGACTACATTTATGAAAACGTCTTCCTGCGCTATACGATGAAGCAGTGGGAGTTAAAACCAGAAGAACTAGATCGCGGAGTGACAGGGCGAGTTCCAGTATACATTAGTCGAGATAATCGGTATTTCCAAGATCCGTATCAAGCAATGCCTAAGCACGGCTACACCGAGATGTTCCGCCGCATGCTGGCGCATCCTAACATTAAAATCATGTTGAATACAGATTATCGCGAGATTATCAATGACGTTAAGTTTAACCGCATAATCAATACTGGACCAATTGATACTTTCTTTGACTATATGTATGGGGAGTTACCCTATCGGAGTTTAAACTTTGAGTTTCAGACTTTGGAGCAAGAATGGTATCAAGAAGCCGGTACTGTTAACTACCCGAATGACTACGATATTACTCGCATCACTGAGCAAAAATATTTGACAGGGCAAACCTCAGATAAAACTACTGTGATGCTGGAATATCCTCAAGCTTATGTCCCAGGGAAAAACGATCCTTATTATCCAATTCCGCGCGAGGAAAACCGCGATCGCCTCAATCTTTACCTCAAAGAAATCGAGAAACTCAATGGTTCGGTAATATTTGCCGGACGATTAGCAGATTATAAATATTACGACATGGATCAAGTCGTGGTCAGGGCGCTTGGCGTGTTTGAAAAGGAAATCGCTGCTGTTTGA
- a CDS encoding type I polyketide synthase, whose protein sequence is MEPIAIIGIGCRFPKAKDPESFWQLLRNGIDAIAEVPPQRWDINTFYDPQPATPGKMNTRWGGFLDQDQVDGFDPGFFGISPRETEHMDPQQRLVLEVAWEALENAGIVPETLANSQTGVFIGLTNADYHKILYKDSAALTAYSATGTTPCITANRLSYLLNLRGPSMAIDTACSSSLVAVHLASQSLRNRESDLCITGGVNLMLSPEPTITCSQSQMMSADGRCKTFDASADGFVRGEGCGIIVLKRLEDALQDGDNILALIRGSAVNQDGTSNGLTAPNGPSQQAVIRQALKQANVAPAQISYVEAHGTGTSLGDPIEVKSLKAVLTEDRSPDRPCWIGSVKTNIGHTEGAAGIAGLIKVVLQMQHGHLAPHLHLKQLNPYISLEGTPLAIPQSYQPWSCAGSRLAGVSSFSFGGTNCHVILEEAPSNLRNTDRNFQSLDRPQHVLTLSAKSAPALVDLAQKYKDFLVSHPEVSLADVCFTANTKRSHFEHRLAVVTASSAQLCQQLTAFTTAQETDGLKSQHVTRRKPPKLAFLFTGQGSQYIGMGRQLYDTQPLFRQTLDHCAEILRPYLQQPLLEVLYPTCGTSPLDNTAYTQPALFALEYALFRLWESWGVKPDAVMGHSVGEYAAACAAGVFSLEDGLRLIAERARLMQALPENGAMVAVLTDEARVASAIQPYERVAIAAINGPQNIVISGDCQAVEAVINNLHADGIKTKKLQVSHAFHSPLMEPMLGEFEQVAQSISYSPPKIPLISNLTGQAITTDIATPEYWCHHVRQPVKFAASMQALGQQGYKLFVEIGPKPILVGMGRYCLTENEIAWLPSLRSGHEDWQQILDSLATLYVSGIPVDWQSFDRDYPRRRQVALPTYPFQRQRYWLRSQQNGQAKTAPLSPNVQTTTIIDLLHQGDTQQLAQYIETAAELSPEDVKLLPKLLSVLVKQHQQQLTATFLQDWLYEVTWQPKPRQGTDIRLQEPSSWLIFADRMGVGQALANLLEERGQNCLLVYAGDTYQAKEPGTWSLNPSNPADFERLFQEVVATTNPPLKKIVHLWSLDAELLVLTVPSLEEIQVLGCGSTLHLVQTLAKRYQQASPHLWLVTRKAVQLSSSQPGVAQASLWGLGKVIALEHPKLWGGLLDLAGDAPQDEAIHLLTEIVDSQGEEQVAFREGQRYVARLVRSEVPPNKIASFDANSTYLITGGLGALGIKVAQWMVAQGARCLLLTGRREPSMEVQQAIAQMETQGAEIVVAQADVAEWQDMVRVFEHIETAMPPLRGIVHAAGVLHDGILLQQNWQAFEQVMAAKVKGTWILHSLTKQLPLDLFVTFSSVSALLGSPGQGNYAAANAFMDALAHHRRAMGLPGLSINWGPWSDAGMAANLNNRDQARFTAQGVEPIPTQQGMQVLGWLAQQNKTQVGVLPVNWSQFLKQFPHVAAPFLESFAAAIAEPSAPPPTNSFLQQLETTPLSDRRNLLIAHVQTEVARVMRLDASQLPDPQQGFFDLGMDSLMLVELKNRLENTLGTSLPTTLPFDYPTVAALVDYLVQEVMQIEFSRESAGEHQSNHEQLVAESNRDCLEHLSDDEAEALLLSKLDSMRY, encoded by the coding sequence ATGGAACCCATAGCAATTATTGGTATTGGTTGCCGTTTTCCGAAAGCTAAAGACCCAGAATCGTTTTGGCAACTGTTGCGCAATGGTATAGATGCGATCGCCGAAGTACCACCGCAACGATGGGACATCAATACCTTTTATGACCCCCAGCCTGCGACACCAGGAAAAATGAATACTCGTTGGGGCGGTTTTTTAGACCAAGACCAAGTTGACGGGTTTGACCCTGGCTTCTTTGGAATTTCTCCCCGCGAAACCGAACATATGGACCCCCAACAAAGACTGGTGTTGGAGGTCGCCTGGGAAGCTTTGGAAAATGCTGGAATTGTCCCAGAAACTTTAGCAAACAGTCAGACTGGAGTATTTATCGGTCTGACCAACGCCGATTATCATAAAATTCTCTACAAAGATTCTGCTGCCTTAACTGCCTACAGTGCAACAGGTACGACTCCCTGCATTACCGCCAATCGTCTATCTTACTTGCTAAATTTGCGCGGTCCAAGCATGGCGATTGATACAGCTTGTTCTTCGTCATTAGTCGCCGTTCATTTAGCAAGCCAAAGTTTACGCAATCGAGAGTCGGATCTGTGCATTACTGGAGGAGTCAACTTAATGCTGTCTCCGGAACCGACGATTACCTGCTCTCAATCGCAAATGATGTCGGCGGATGGACGCTGTAAGACGTTTGATGCCAGTGCGGATGGCTTCGTTCGCGGAGAAGGCTGCGGCATTATCGTACTTAAGCGCTTAGAAGATGCCCTGCAAGATGGCGATAATATTCTCGCACTGATTAGAGGCTCAGCAGTTAACCAAGATGGCACCAGTAATGGACTAACAGCGCCGAATGGACCTTCGCAACAGGCAGTTATTCGCCAAGCTTTAAAACAGGCAAACGTGGCTCCAGCGCAAATTAGCTATGTGGAAGCTCACGGTACCGGAACTTCCTTAGGAGACCCAATCGAGGTTAAATCGCTCAAAGCTGTGCTGACAGAAGACCGTTCCCCAGATCGACCGTGCTGGATTGGCTCAGTCAAAACAAACATTGGTCATACCGAAGGTGCGGCGGGAATTGCAGGTTTGATTAAGGTAGTGTTACAAATGCAACACGGGCATCTTGCCCCGCACCTTCATCTCAAGCAACTCAACCCTTATATTTCTCTAGAAGGGACACCGCTAGCTATTCCTCAGTCTTATCAACCTTGGTCGTGCGCTGGCAGTCGGTTAGCTGGAGTCAGTTCTTTTAGCTTTGGGGGAACGAATTGCCATGTCATTCTCGAAGAAGCTCCATCCAATTTAAGAAATACCGATCGCAATTTTCAATCGCTCGACCGCCCGCAACACGTTCTCACTTTATCGGCAAAAAGTGCTCCAGCCCTCGTTGACTTGGCGCAAAAATATAAAGACTTTTTGGTCTCGCATCCAGAAGTCTCGCTTGCCGACGTTTGTTTTACAGCTAATACCAAGCGATCGCATTTTGAGCATCGCCTTGCTGTTGTCACGGCGTCTTCTGCACAGTTGTGCCAGCAGTTAACTGCTTTTACCACCGCCCAAGAGACAGATGGTCTCAAAAGCCAGCACGTCACTCGTCGTAAACCGCCAAAACTGGCATTTTTATTTACAGGTCAAGGTTCGCAATATATAGGTATGGGTCGCCAACTCTACGACACCCAACCGCTCTTTCGGCAAACTCTCGACCACTGTGCTGAAATTTTGCGTCCTTATCTTCAACAACCGCTACTAGAGGTTCTTTATCCCACATGCGGCACTTCACCCTTAGATAATACTGCCTACACCCAACCAGCTTTATTTGCGCTGGAATACGCTTTGTTTCGGTTGTGGGAATCTTGGGGCGTTAAGCCTGATGCAGTCATGGGTCATAGCGTCGGTGAATATGCGGCAGCTTGTGCAGCAGGAGTATTTAGTTTAGAAGACGGTCTGCGACTGATCGCCGAACGCGCCCGTTTGATGCAAGCCTTGCCTGAAAATGGTGCGATGGTTGCGGTCTTAACCGATGAAGCCCGCGTCGCCTCAGCAATTCAGCCTTACGAGCGAGTTGCGATCGCTGCTATTAATGGTCCGCAAAACATCGTTATTTCTGGCGATTGCCAAGCGGTAGAAGCAGTAATCAACAACTTACACGCAGATGGAATTAAAACTAAAAAGTTACAAGTTTCGCATGCTTTTCATTCTCCCTTAATGGAGCCAATGCTCGGAGAGTTTGAGCAAGTTGCGCAAAGTATTAGCTACTCGCCACCTAAAATTCCCCTCATTTCTAACCTCACAGGTCAAGCGATTACAACCGATATTGCGACTCCTGAGTACTGGTGTCATCACGTACGACAACCGGTAAAATTTGCTGCTAGTATGCAAGCGCTTGGTCAGCAGGGCTACAAGCTGTTTGTCGAGATAGGTCCTAAGCCCATCTTAGTAGGCATGGGTCGTTACTGCTTAACAGAAAACGAGATAGCTTGGCTTCCTAGCCTGCGCAGCGGACATGAAGATTGGCAACAAATTCTTGACAGTTTAGCGACATTATACGTATCTGGCATACCAGTAGATTGGCAGAGTTTTGACCGCGACTATCCGCGACGTCGTCAAGTAGCACTCCCAACTTATCCGTTTCAGCGCCAGCGCTATTGGTTGCGATCGCAGCAGAATGGGCAGGCAAAAACAGCGCCTTTATCCCCTAACGTGCAAACAACGACCATCATCGACCTTTTGCATCAGGGGGATACTCAACAGTTGGCGCAATACATAGAAACAGCAGCAGAACTTTCGCCAGAAGATGTCAAATTACTGCCTAAGCTGCTATCTGTATTAGTCAAGCAACACCAACAGCAGCTAACAGCAACATTCCTCCAAGACTGGCTTTACGAAGTTACTTGGCAACCCAAACCACGTCAGGGGACAGACATCCGCTTGCAAGAACCGAGTAGTTGGTTAATTTTCGCTGACAGAATGGGTGTAGGACAAGCCCTAGCCAATCTTTTAGAAGAACGAGGTCAGAACTGTCTTTTAGTCTACGCGGGAGATACATATCAAGCCAAGGAACCAGGTACTTGGAGTCTCAACCCCTCTAACCCAGCTGATTTCGAGCGTCTCTTTCAAGAAGTCGTAGCAACAACAAACCCGCCATTAAAGAAAATTGTCCACCTGTGGAGTCTAGACGCAGAATTATTGGTATTGACTGTTCCGTCGCTAGAAGAAATTCAAGTTCTCGGTTGTGGCAGTACGCTGCATTTGGTACAAACTCTTGCTAAGCGTTATCAACAAGCCTCACCTCATTTATGGTTGGTGACGCGCAAGGCAGTACAACTTTCGTCATCACAGCCAGGAGTCGCTCAAGCTTCTTTGTGGGGATTGGGCAAAGTCATTGCACTAGAGCATCCAAAACTGTGGGGAGGATTACTCGATTTAGCTGGCGATGCACCGCAAGATGAAGCCATTCATTTATTGACAGAAATTGTTGATTCTCAAGGAGAAGAGCAGGTGGCGTTTCGTGAAGGACAGCGCTATGTAGCTCGCTTAGTCCGTAGCGAAGTACCACCGAACAAGATTGCATCTTTCGATGCAAACAGCACCTATCTAATTACAGGCGGGCTAGGGGCATTAGGAATCAAAGTAGCGCAGTGGATGGTAGCGCAAGGAGCGCGATGTTTACTCCTGACTGGGCGTCGAGAACCTTCTATGGAGGTACAACAAGCGATCGCACAGATGGAAACGCAAGGAGCCGAGATTGTCGTCGCGCAAGCTGATGTCGCCGAGTGGCAGGATATGGTGCGCGTGTTTGAACACATCGAAACGGCAATGCCGCCCCTACGCGGAATCGTCCATGCGGCTGGCGTTCTCCATGACGGTATTTTGCTACAGCAAAATTGGCAAGCCTTTGAGCAAGTGATGGCGGCAAAAGTTAAAGGAACCTGGATTCTACACAGCTTGACGAAGCAGTTACCGCTTGATTTATTCGTCACGTTCTCCTCAGTTTCCGCATTGTTGGGTTCGCCAGGACAAGGAAATTATGCAGCAGCTAATGCCTTTATGGATGCTTTAGCTCATCATCGGCGAGCCATGGGGTTGCCAGGGTTGAGTATTAACTGGGGACCGTGGAGCGATGCAGGAATGGCAGCTAACCTGAATAATCGCGACCAAGCGAGATTCACTGCCCAAGGAGTGGAACCGATACCAACACAACAAGGAATGCAAGTATTAGGATGGCTCGCTCAACAGAATAAAACTCAGGTAGGAGTATTACCCGTTAACTGGTCTCAATTCCTCAAGCAGTTCCCTCACGTAGCTGCGCCATTTCTAGAGTCGTTCGCAGCAGCAATTGCAGAACCTTCTGCACCACCGCCAACAAACTCATTTCTACAGCAACTAGAGACAACTCCCCTCAGCGATCGCCGCAATCTTTTAATCGCTCACGTTCAAACTGAAGTAGCTCGCGTGATGCGACTTGACGCGTCTCAATTGCCAGATCCGCAACAAGGTTTCTTCGATCTGGGTATGGATTCTCTGATGCTTGTCGAGTTGAAAAACCGTTTGGAAAACACTCTTGGCACTTCTTTACCGACAACTTTACCTTTTGACTATCCTACTGTGGCAGCGCTTGTGGATTATCTAGTGCAAGAAGTCATGCAAATAGAGTTTAGTCGCGAATCTGCTGGAGAACACCAAAGCAACCACGAACAGCTTGTTGCTGAGTCAAATAGAGATTGCTTAGAGCATTTATCCGATGACGAAGCTGAAGCGCTGTTGCTGAGTAAATTGGACAGCATGAGGTACTGA
- a CDS encoding type I polyketide synthase gives MNLKEQESVSPIKRALLALENMQAKLDAIEYAQKEPIAIVGMGCRFPKADNPEAFWQLLRDGVDAITDVPADRWDVEKYYDPDPDALGKMCTRKGGFLSQVDAFNPEFFGISAREAASMDPQQRLLLEVSWEALENAAQAPEHLSNSSTGVFVAIYLNDYSKVMWSQADQSQIDAFSAIGNSLSVAAGRLSYVLGLKGPSMAIDTSCSSSLVAIHLACQSLRLRECDRALAGGVGLNLMPDTSIALSKSRMLNPNGRCQTFDAAANGFVKGEGCGVVVLKRLSDALANNDNILALIRGSAVNHNGRSSSLIAPNGISQQAVIRQALENSGVTSDQIDYVEVQGTGTSVGEPIEVAALQAVYGQNRSPSQPLVIGSVKTNIGHLEPASGVAGLIKVVLALQNGEIPPHLHLQQPNPYINWDKSIKVPTSRLPWLTNEKKRLAGVSGFGFCGTNAHLIVEEAPVAKSKQSSLKRPWHLLVLSAKTEKALVELAERYEKHLAAHPDLVLEDVCFSASCGRSHFQHRLSIVACSSSELCEKLAAFRAGKEVAGLCKGKVADLKIAFLFPPGFESLGLGRQLYETQPEFKRVFDHCNDIARSYLNKSLLDILYPEPEASSALNASADSEVALFALEYALYQLWKAWGIEPSIVTGQGVGEYVAACVAGVFSLEDGLKLVAKSSPEFEQIAQQITYSQPKIPLVSNTGQVVTTQIASPEYWCHRKRQSITTTSLDTLTQQGYEICVAVGANPEELSEQILLPSLHPQKNDWQQLLESLGTLYARGAKVNWFGFAKDYSGQRVQLPTYPWQRQRYWFETQNETHNGHQKTQLSTVNLFNQVAPEQLVKQLEKTGKLSQEELNLIPRIFEVLKHYPEAVSTQETERKTVPQFNIHSLTAPDIQAWLVDRIAKELGVKPKDINVRAAFDSYGLDSVLALSIASAGKQVLGIEVSPLMLVHYPTIESLSQQLAKEIEASESEIFEI, from the coding sequence ATGAATTTGAAAGAACAAGAATCTGTATCTCCAATCAAGCGCGCCCTTCTGGCGCTGGAGAATATGCAAGCCAAACTAGACGCTATTGAATACGCGCAGAAGGAACCAATAGCGATCGTTGGTATGGGTTGCCGATTTCCGAAAGCAGATAATCCAGAAGCATTTTGGCAACTACTACGCGACGGGGTAGATGCCATTACTGACGTTCCTGCTGACCGATGGGACGTTGAAAAATACTACGATCCTGACCCTGATGCGCTGGGGAAAATGTGTACCCGCAAAGGTGGGTTTTTATCTCAGGTGGATGCCTTTAACCCTGAGTTTTTTGGGATATCAGCGCGAGAAGCAGCAAGCATGGACCCTCAACAACGGCTGTTACTAGAAGTCAGTTGGGAGGCGCTAGAAAACGCAGCACAAGCACCAGAACACTTGTCTAATAGTTCTACAGGAGTGTTTGTCGCGATTTACCTAAACGACTACAGCAAAGTGATGTGGTCGCAAGCGGATCAGTCTCAAATCGATGCGTTTAGCGCGATCGGTAACTCTTTGAGCGTAGCTGCTGGACGCTTATCTTACGTCTTAGGACTGAAAGGTCCGAGTATGGCTATTGATACGTCCTGCTCTTCTTCTTTAGTTGCAATACATTTGGCTTGCCAAAGTTTGCGCCTCAGAGAGTGCGATCGCGCTTTGGCTGGCGGAGTTGGTTTGAACCTCATGCCAGATACGAGCATTGCGCTTTCTAAGTCGCGGATGCTCAATCCTAACGGTCGCTGCCAAACTTTCGATGCTGCGGCTAATGGATTTGTCAAAGGAGAAGGCTGTGGTGTCGTCGTCCTCAAGCGCCTTAGCGATGCTTTAGCGAATAACGACAATATTCTCGCCTTGATTCGCGGCTCTGCGGTTAATCACAATGGTCGTAGTAGCAGTTTGATTGCTCCTAATGGAATATCTCAACAAGCTGTGATTCGCCAAGCTTTGGAAAATAGTGGCGTAACTTCAGACCAAATTGACTATGTAGAAGTTCAGGGCACAGGAACATCTGTTGGAGAACCGATTGAGGTAGCAGCTTTGCAGGCAGTTTATGGACAAAATCGCTCTCCCAGTCAACCTTTGGTCATTGGTTCAGTAAAAACTAACATCGGTCACTTAGAACCAGCTTCAGGAGTGGCAGGTTTGATTAAGGTCGTACTTGCCCTCCAAAATGGGGAAATTCCACCTCACCTTCATTTGCAGCAACCTAATCCTTACATCAACTGGGATAAATCAATCAAGGTTCCTACTTCTCGGCTACCTTGGCTTACCAACGAAAAGAAACGCTTGGCAGGAGTTAGTGGTTTTGGTTTTTGCGGTACTAACGCTCATTTAATTGTCGAAGAAGCGCCGGTTGCAAAGTCAAAGCAAAGTTCGCTCAAACGTCCTTGGCATTTGTTAGTACTCTCAGCTAAGACAGAGAAGGCATTAGTCGAGTTGGCTGAGCGGTACGAAAAGCACTTGGCTGCTCATCCAGACTTAGTTTTAGAAGACGTTTGTTTTAGTGCTAGCTGCGGGCGATCGCATTTTCAACATCGATTGAGTATCGTAGCTTGCTCATCCAGCGAACTTTGTGAGAAACTCGCTGCTTTTCGTGCTGGAAAAGAAGTCGCAGGGCTATGCAAAGGAAAAGTTGCAGATCTCAAGATTGCTTTTTTATTTCCCCCAGGTTTTGAATCCCTGGGACTAGGACGCCAACTCTACGAAACTCAACCAGAATTCAAGCGAGTTTTCGACCACTGTAATGATATTGCGCGTTCCTATTTAAATAAGTCTTTGTTAGATATTCTGTATCCTGAACCAGAAGCAAGTTCTGCTCTGAATGCAAGTGCTGACAGTGAAGTGGCTTTATTTGCCTTGGAGTATGCCTTATACCAATTATGGAAAGCTTGGGGCATAGAACCTAGCATCGTCACAGGTCAAGGTGTCGGAGAATATGTAGCTGCTTGTGTAGCTGGAGTATTTAGCTTAGAAGATGGCTTAAAGTTAGTTGCCAAATCGTCTCCAGAATTCGAGCAGATAGCTCAGCAAATAACTTACTCGCAGCCCAAAATTCCCCTGGTGTCTAATACTGGACAGGTAGTTACTACTCAGATAGCTAGCCCTGAATATTGGTGTCATCGAAAACGACAATCGATTACGACTACCAGTTTAGATACCTTAACGCAACAAGGATACGAGATATGCGTGGCAGTTGGAGCAAACCCTGAAGAGTTATCTGAGCAAATTTTGCTTCCTAGTCTGCATCCACAGAAGAATGATTGGCAACAACTTCTTGAGAGTTTAGGCACCTTATACGCGCGCGGTGCAAAAGTCAACTGGTTTGGTTTTGCAAAAGACTACTCGGGTCAGCGCGTACAACTACCAACCTATCCTTGGCAGCGCCAGCGCTACTGGTTCGAAACTCAAAATGAAACTCATAATGGGCATCAAAAAACTCAATTGTCGACTGTTAATTTGTTTAATCAAGTAGCACCCGAACAGCTAGTTAAGCAACTTGAAAAAACTGGCAAACTTTCACAGGAGGAATTGAATTTAATTCCCAGAATTTTTGAGGTTTTAAAACATTACCCCGAAGCAGTTAGTACGCAAGAAACTGAACGAAAAACCGTGCCACAGTTTAATATTCATTCTCTAACAGCGCCTGATATTCAAGCTTGGCTTGTAGACCGCATTGCTAAAGAATTGGGAGTTAAACCAAAAGATATCAACGTTCGTGCTGCTTTTGATAGCTACGGTCTAGATTCAGTGCTAGCACTTAGCATTGCTAGTGCGGGCAAGCAAGTTCTAGGAATTGAAGTTTCCCCACTTATGTTGGTGCATTATCCCACAATTGAGTCGCTTTCACAGCAATTAGCTAAAGAAATTGAAGCTTCAGAATCCGAAATTTTTGAAATTTAA
- a CDS encoding SDR family oxidoreductase: MTIIAGQTVLLTGASRGIGKSIAHHLAKKKATIIGVARSPNELNKVAADVEALGGKWIGIPFDISQLEELPNLIKKIEQITDSIDILINNAGIEIYRSFADYSLAEIQSILTVNLLAAMELTRAFLPSMLYRRKGHIVNIASLAGKKGAPYNSVYSASKAGLLMWTDALRQELAGTGVEVSAICPGYVSGQGMIADSGVPIPKLAGASTANDVAIALVKAIEQNKAEVVVNQDVVTETFSKIVFAIGQFFPRFGDAFYRLIRVTELNQKRIKNQSSEVGVKS, encoded by the coding sequence ATGACAATTATTGCAGGTCAGACAGTACTATTAACGGGTGCTTCGCGTGGTATTGGAAAGTCGATTGCTCATCATTTGGCGAAAAAGAAGGCAACTATTATTGGTGTTGCGCGATCGCCAAATGAGTTAAATAAAGTTGCAGCTGACGTTGAAGCTTTGGGTGGTAAATGGATAGGTATTCCCTTTGATATAAGTCAGTTAGAAGAACTACCAAACTTAATTAAAAAAATTGAGCAAATTACAGATTCAATTGACATTTTAATCAACAATGCTGGTATAGAAATCTATCGCTCTTTTGCAGATTATTCCCTAGCAGAAATTCAGTCCATATTGACAGTTAATTTACTGGCTGCAATGGAATTAACTCGTGCTTTCTTGCCTAGTATGTTATATCGACGTAAAGGTCATATTGTCAATATTGCCTCTTTAGCAGGTAAAAAAGGTGCTCCTTACAACAGTGTTTATTCGGCAAGTAAAGCTGGCTTATTGATGTGGACTGATGCACTTCGACAAGAACTAGCGGGTACTGGTGTCGAAGTTTCTGCAATTTGTCCAGGATATGTTTCTGGGCAAGGAATGATTGCTGATAGCGGCGTGCCAATACCAAAGTTAGCTGGTGCATCGACAGCCAACGATGTTGCGATCGCACTTGTCAAAGCAATCGAGCAAAATAAGGCTGAAGTTGTTGTTAACCAAGACGTTGTAACAGAAACTTTTTCAAAAATAGTATTTGCCATCGGACAGTTTTTTCCGCGATTTGGAGATGCTTTTTATCGGTTAATTCGAGTAACAGAGCTAAACCAAAAGCGGATAAAAAATCAAAGTTCAGAGGTTGGAGTTAAAAGTTAG
- a CDS encoding glycosyltransferase: protein MKKVYLMMYDLGAGHRSTANALKTVIEQRKLPWKIHIVDAFKEIIGTTAPHYVYNNLILKKTWAKIINDPLLVPSFKLQIQLSHFAWLGRFKKFWQQHQPDLVVALLPYTNRLIYESLQAVCPSVPFVTVITDHADCPPHFWIEPQEQFLICPTPTAVTQAKHLGFPQDKIFCTSGVVIHPRFAEPIKVDRRNERQRLGLDPDLPTGLITFGSQGSKVMLEIADSLEKSLLNLQLIFICGRNEEIANILRRQQSRLPRFIETFTSEIPYYMHLSDFFIGKSGSVGVSEAVAMNLPVITDCNALSMFQERPSAAWIAENEIGIVVKDFRDINQAVAKLIQPENLRRYRANAAAMDNRAVFEVVEILERVLENSFLEATQIVRV from the coding sequence ATGAAAAAAGTCTATTTAATGATGTATGACTTAGGCGCAGGTCATCGTAGTACTGCCAACGCTTTAAAAACAGTTATTGAACAACGAAAACTACCTTGGAAAATTCATATAGTTGATGCATTTAAAGAAATTATTGGAACGACGGCTCCTCACTACGTTTATAATAATTTGATTCTCAAAAAAACTTGGGCAAAAATTATTAATGACCCTTTATTAGTTCCCTCGTTTAAGTTACAAATACAACTGAGTCATTTTGCTTGGTTAGGGCGTTTTAAAAAGTTTTGGCAGCAGCATCAACCCGATCTAGTCGTCGCACTATTACCTTATACCAATCGACTAATTTACGAAAGCTTGCAGGCAGTATGTCCTAGTGTTCCTTTCGTTACGGTCATTACAGATCACGCCGATTGTCCGCCCCACTTTTGGATTGAACCACAAGAACAATTTTTAATTTGTCCTACACCGACAGCAGTTACTCAAGCCAAACATCTGGGTTTTCCGCAAGACAAAATCTTCTGCACATCAGGAGTTGTTATTCATCCTCGATTTGCTGAACCGATCAAAGTAGATCGTCGCAATGAAAGACAGCGACTCGGACTAGATCCTGATTTACCTACAGGCTTAATTACTTTTGGCAGTCAAGGCTCAAAAGTGATGCTAGAGATTGCCGATAGTTTAGAAAAATCGTTACTGAATCTACAACTTATTTTTATTTGCGGACGCAACGAAGAAATTGCAAATATTCTGCGTCGTCAACAAAGTCGTTTGCCAAGATTCATCGAAACATTCACAAGTGAAATTCCTTACTATATGCATTTGTCAGATTTCTTCATCGGTAAATCTGGCTCAGTAGGTGTGAGTGAAGCAGTAGCGATGAACTTACCAGTCATTACTGATTGTAATGCCTTGAGTATGTTTCAAGAACGTCCTTCTGCTGCATGGATTGCTGAAAATGAAATTGGAATTGTCGTTAAAGATTTTCGCGATATTAATCAAGCTGTCGCTAAGTTAATTCAGCCGGAAAATTTAAGGCGTTACCGTGCTAATGCAGCAGCTATGGATAACCGCGCAGTATTTGAAGTTGTTGAGATTTTAGAAAGAGTTTTAGAAAACTCCTTCTTAGAAGCTACACAAATAGTTCGCGTTTGA